aACTGCTGTCCAGCAGATGTacttcagaacaaaatgctttttattcagCATGCAGATTagaaaaatctccatttttaatGGAAGGAGAAGTTCCCTGCTTTCCTAAGCTGCCTGGACTGGAGAGCCAGCTCAGTGGTGCCATCTGAGGGCTGCTGAAGCGAGTTACAGAGCTTTGAAATACTGATGTCAGTGtcttctgcagaaatacagcagtgatAACCTGTGAGGCCAGACTGTGTGGAAAAAGACTGAGGGTAATGGAGACAAAAATGGAAGAGactctgcaggcagcacagtgtGAGGAAGGAGGGCACTGAGCTTTAGCTTGAGGTTTGAGGCTGCTCCTCGCTGCTCACAGtgcttgtgtttctttcagATCTCCCCGATACCCCTGTTGACCTAGTGATCAACTGCCTGGATTGTCACGAAAATGCCTTTCTGAGAGATCAGCCTTGGTACAAAGCAGTTGTGGACTGGGCCAACCAGAACCGGGCACCCGTCCTCAGCATAGACCCTCCCATAAGCGAAATGGAGCAGGGCATTGATGCCAAGTGGTCGCTGGCCTTGGGGCTACCCCTGCCCCTGGGTGAGAGGGCAGGGCGTGTGTACCTCTGTGACATTGGCATTCCCCAGAAGGTCTTTCAGGAAGTGGGAATAAACTACCACTCACCCTTCGGCTGCAAATTCGTCATCCCCTTGCATTCCACTTAGAGCCCATCCAGCCACGTGGacctgaaggaaaagaagagaggaggagtTGTGTCAAATAAGCTGTCCAGTGGAACCTGACTGGTAAACAGGCATCACAAGCCTTAAGGATGTGAAGTTCTGGAGTGAGTTTCCTTCCAGaagaaatattatattaaaaaagaaaaaaaaaaaagtcataaaatggaacagaaagaaggaagcaaatgtaactgcaaagctgttttcattctcttgtGCCATTGTGAGAAGGAACACGCAGAAAAGTGATATCTGCCCCTGGCAATGGCAGCGGTTGCTGCTGAAACCTGCCAGGGGATTATATAGCATAGGGATATGCATGGGAATGTTCTGGTACAAGCGATGGGTGGTGTGGAGGCTTGGGATGCATTTCCAATCCTTCTGGGCAGATGGACCCAGCAAACTGTCCTGGTGGGATCAGCTCCCCTGGGTTGTGTAGAaataacctttctttttttctttttccctgcagtTGTAGTGGGAGGTTGgatttgatttttgttctgttctgttggATTCCCCCTCCCTGTTCTTTGTTCATGAAGGCAATAGTAGCTCCATCCCTTCAAGGAGAGAGTTCCCTCATCAGAAAGCTCATATCAGGAGCCAGAAGCTCTCAGGCAGCACATGCTCCGAGAGCACCAATGTCCTCAGCTAGGCCTTATTTGCTTATGTATTCTcttggctgtttgtttgtttcggGGGAACGAGTTATGTTATGGTAAAGAACTTTTCCAgagtgttttggtttgtttggtttgtttctttgttccctTTATTTCTGGCACGGTGAGTGGCTCAACAGGGGGAAGCACAGTGAAGCAGGGTAGTGTTGCTCTGACTGTGCTGTATGGTGCAGGTGATGTGTTGATGTGTCCCCCTACAGTGTTTCTAGTGTCTTTCCCATGCACCATGTGGTTGTTCACACATCTGGTCATTCCCTTTGGGCACAAAGGCTGTGTGTGAGGGTGGCTGTGCACACCTGGGTACTGGGTATACTGGAAAGAAACAACCCCTGGCCTTCAAGAGTGCCCTTGGGTCACAGTGGGCTGCGTACCCAGTAGTGACAGGTAGGCCACAGCATTACTGTGTGGTTACACAGAGGTGGGAATGGATGTGGAGTCTGTCCCCCTGTGCCCACTGGGGACCTGGAGTGAGGGTCAGTTCTGCCCTCTGTGCCCAGACTAAGGTGACACAGGAGACACCAGACAGATGCCAAACTGGGGTCCTTGGCTCCCTTCCTGCTTGCTCTGTTCTCTTGGGGCCTTACCTGCCCTCAAAGCTTCTGCTGATCCTAAACTTGTCATGCAGCCTGTTCAAGCAGCTGTGGAAGACTTCAGATCTTCACACAGTGCCTTTTCTCTAGAGCAGCTGGATTCTGTTAGGCTGAAGCATGAGCACAGCTGCCCTGTGTGTGGGAACAGTTCTAGCTGTGCTGTATCTCTGTTTGTCCTGCCCACCGCATGTTGATCCCTGTGTGCTTTGCATATACAGATCAGGCGCTTCTTTTTACCTTTCatctgctgagagcagaggCTGAGGGGTATCAGAGGCAGAGGTAAAAGACTTTGCTGGTTGAAAGGGAGCAGTTGAGTAATTAATTTGCCAGGAAGCTTAGATCTGATGCTGGATGTGGGGAGAGCAAACTTCAGGCCTCCCTCAGAGGATCTGCTTCTGAAGGCATTGAGGTCCATCAGTGATAGTCACTTCGTAAGGGCTACTGCCTCTTAAGAGCACAGGAGCAGCTGATTCCCAAGTGGCAGACGTCAAAGAAGTGAGGCAGAAGGCTGGCTTGGCTCTAAGCAGGGATCTTTTCTGCAGCTTAagtgggaaaagaaggaaaatatacagACACTGGAAGAGAGCTGAGGAGATCCATGCAGCCAAAGCTCAGTTAGAGTTGAAGCTGGCCAATACTGTGGGGGACAACATAaagggctttttaaaatatgttaacagcaaaaggtTTGTTACTCAGTAAGGATGGTTGCCTCACAAACAGGAACACAGATAAAACAGTGGcttttaatgccttctttgcctctgTCTTCTACACTGATTGGGACCCTAGGAGCACTGTGCCTGCAGGAACAATGAACTCCCAGCAGACCCCCAAATAGTGTGGGATTGGCTGCTCCAGTTGGATGCCTTGAAGACTGGGGCCCAGTGGGATTCATCCCAGGATGTAACAAGAAATGGCCAATGTCACTCTGAGACCTCTCTCAATTGTATTCTAGTGGTGTTGGGAGTCTGGAGACATTCTAGTTGATTGGAAACTGCAAATGTTGCCCCAGTTGTCCAAACTGGCAGGAGGGGAGACCTTGTAAAATGAACAGTCCTATAATTACCTTTAGAGCCTGGTAAAGCTGGAGGGAAGATAATACTGGGAGttcttggggggaaaaaagtgcttGAGAGACAACACGGTCGTTGGTTGCAGCCAGCATGTATTTATGGGGGGGAGCGGCCAGTTTAATGAACTCAATTTCCTTTTATGACAAGGTTTCCCACCTAGTTAACCATGGGTAGACTGATTCTAAGTGCTGTGTGATGGGGGAAGACTTGCCATATCTACCTCAGCAGGACCAAGGGCTCTTCTCTCTCGGACCCTGGTTCCCCCaagctgctttccctgctggcAGTGGGACTCCTGAGCTGCGTACGCCAGGCAGACTGAGCTTTGTGAGTGGtcagtgctctgagcagctgttgCTCTGCCCTTGGGTGAGCAGGAAGGGCTAAGCTGAAGCTCCCCATCCTCAGGAGAGCCATGTTTCAGCTTGTTCTGTAGTGGCACTTACCAGGCTGTGGCTCTGACTtggctgcacagggcagtggtgGGGTTGGCTTTTGGAAAAGCCTTGCACTTGTAATTCTTGTTTCCTTAGAGGTTTCAGCTACAGCTTATCTTTatctgcagagcagcatctgAGTTAAGAGGGCGGGTGGTAGTTCCCTGGCTGTTGGTTTAGTACTTCATTAGGCATAATCCCTGTATTTTCAATTCTCTTACTCAAGgcacttctttttaaatgaggCTGCAAGCTTTTCTTGGCTCTTCTGGGTTGGCAGTTAAACTGTGGATTGCACATGCAGAGCAGCAATGGTGCAGAACCATTCAAGACTTAAATCACAGGATCCTTTCCTGCTGCTACGCTGTTGTGCTATTGGCTGAAGCTAAATGCCCAGTAGGGCACTGAACCAGGTTAAAGACATTATTGCAGGGATAGCAGTTGGCATCAGGCCTGTGGTCACTGCTGTGTGGCTTCAGGAAGCACCCAGGCCCATGCAGCAATAGGGTACCTCAACtttaagcaaaaaataaagtcGATAGTGCTACATAACAGTGCACAGGGCCCCAGGTATGGAAGATGATTTCCTATTCCTACTCCTGTGCTGTGTTTAGGGCACAATGAAGGGTTTGGGGCTGTGTTCTGCACTGCTGACCTTTACCCTgcactttgctttctgaaagtgAGAGCACATCTGGGTGTTTGGCTGTACTTTCTCTCGGCTACAAAGGCTTATTTGAGGAAGGAAGTATGGGTCTCGCCCACATGAAATGCATCTTCCTTGCAAGtgtgtgctctgctggagcaCTCTGCAAGACCCAGGAGGGCCAGATCCCTTGgtttcctccttccctcacaCTGCCATTGCAACACAAAGAATGCAACaccatttcttttataaaacGTGTTGGAGATAAGTTTCTACCTTCACAACCATCATAGGAACTGCCTGCGAGTGCTTCTGTGGTCACGACCACGTGAAGATCACTGCACTGTGTCACTGCTCGATTCCATTTGTGACCCAATGTTTGTAATGACtaattcctgctgctgttgcgGGATGCCCTGAAATAAACTGCAACTATTCACATGTGCTATTTGCTTGTCTGCTCTAATACTGGAGCCTGATATCCCTGGTGGAAcaagccttcctgctgctcttcacaGTTCAGAGGCATGAGGGTAGAGACGGAGCCTGCTAACTCACTTCTTGCCCTCCGCTGGAGCAAAGTGTCCTGCTTAGTTTCCTATTTATCCAACAGCTCTATCATctttaagggggaaaaaaaagaaacctagGAGTAAGAGACCCTTACGCCTGCCTACGAGGGAAGTATCAAACAATAAGAAACACTTTATTTTAACTTTACAACATATAAATAGAcaaatctgtgctttctgctgtagCTTTTCCTCGCCACCCCAACCCAGGGTTCATGTCACAGTGCAACTCTGAACTCTAAGAGAGCACCATTCCCATATGTACAAATCTAGTAGGTGTCACACCCTTCCCAGATGTCATCTGCTCAGGTCCCGGCTGGTGCCACGACCGCACAGCATCCTTTCCTCTGCAGAGAGGCCGGCAAAGAAGGGATGCAAGAGAGCTTCTGAAAACGTGATCCTCCGGGAAGGGTCGAATTCCAGCATCCTTCTAATCAAGTCAAAGAGTTGTGCGTGTTCCAGTGAGTCGTGCAGCATGTATGTCTAAAACAGAAGGGCAGGTGAGATACATGTAGATTCCAGTACAAGAGGGAGCAAACACCAGCCCCTTGTTTTGTGACCTACAGCAAGTCTGGGGCTCTGTacctcctgccctccccccaGCACAGATCTCGGGAAGGGAACCCCACAGGGATTCAGCAGCACTTACCCGCAGTGGCTTGCAGTTCTCTTGGACGTATCTCCCATCGGATGTGTTCTCATCCCATACCAGGTTCCCTTTGTGgaagtatttctgctttctggagaggaggaaagaggcGTTCAGTAAGTCTTACCCACACAACAGAACAGCAGCCAGTAAGACTGAAAGACAAGACTCAATCATTTCCCCTAAAACCTGTGATCAGGCTCAAAACCAAAACTTGCAGCAGGTTTCCCATGCTTACACCTACAGAGGTAAGACCTGGTGTGTGAACAGAGAGCTGATGTCCTGACTAATGagccaccaccagcagctgaCTGGTCTTTTAGAGCTGAGGGATGGGTTCCTACCGAGTTCTGTGGATCATGTGAGATGGAATAGGCCCGAGGATTTTCTCCATCATCACAAGATGTTCACGATTCTCATGGgtctgcaagggaaaaaaagcagtggtGCGTTACTTCAGAGCGTGCAGATCTGATGATGAAAGGTCTGTCTGCTACGGAAGCACAGGgtaaggagagagaaagagaattctggaagcacagaatcaccacagttggaaaacacctccaagatcacgcagtccaaccatccacctaccaccaatatttcccactaaaccacatcccttagtacaACAGGGTGCAGGCCCCAtccatctgctgcttctcttgcttttcctaCTCTCCACAGGCACAGTGAAGAAACCAGAAGTGAACGTCCTTCCAGCAAGCCATGAGAACTCAAACTGCAGTTTTCCTGTGCTGATCTTCAAACTTAGTTTCTGACCTTTTAGTGCCTGGTCTGCCTTTTGCCCCCCTCCTAAGTTCTAGCCTGTTTAGGCATTAAGGACGCTTACTTTGGCCAAAGGGTCCAACACCTTTAGCAAGAGTCATACCTGGAAGAGCGTGAAGCCACGGTAATACTCAAACAAAATGCAGCCAGTACTCCAGACATCACACGGCTgtgcccagcccagctctgcaaagaGAATAAAGCTATCTTTGTGCTCCCAGCAAATCCCAGCAGCTTTCCACTACCTCCTTAATGGAACTGAGGCTcccacagcctcagcagcaCTCACCAAGGATCACTTCTGGGGGACGGTAGTGCCGGGTAGCCACGATAGTCGTGTGGTGCTCGTGATCGAAGGTGGCACTTCCAAAGTCTGCCACGCGGATGCTCGTGTTCCGGATGGATTtctcctcacagctctgcaagcAAACAAATCCTCAGTGCTCTTAATAGCTGGTGGGGGATTGAGGTGGGCTTTCCAAGGAGCCCTCTGTCCCTAGAACTGTGTAGTCCACACTCTTAACCAGAACAATGACAACTATGAAGCTCTGAGATATTTACATCtcatgtcactgtcacagaaagctgctgaactgctgctgtggACTGAAGCCACTGAAGCCTTAAGGCTCTTAAAAGACATGGGAGAAAGAGGCCTGGCTCTACAGGACTGATACAGGACAGGGAAGATCTCATTTCTGCAGGGAGGGAGACGCAGGCTGTGCCTGGTTTAGTCACTTCAGACATAGCTCACCTTTTTCTCATTGTACAGAGTATCAAAGTCAGAGTTGACAAACAAGATGTTTTCTGGCTTGAGGTCAGTGTGAGTCAGCTGGTTGTCATGTAGAACTGCACAGGTggggaagaagagagggaaaaaaaaacatgtaagaACCACAAACCAAAGCACTCATAGGGCTGTGCCCATCAGAGCATCAAGTCCAGTCATGTACTGGACATCTTCATGTAAGGCAACTCCTCGCCTCCCTCCCAACCCATTTTGATGAGGCATGGTGGCCTAACTGTGGACTGAGTATTTCTGCTAGAGGAGGCACAGAAGAGCTTACAAGGCTCTCTTCCATTCctatcagaaggaaaaggaagcaaatttATAGACTACCACTCCATCCCTGCTTTGCTGTCCACAGAAATCAGCATCTCTTGTCTTTCTTACAAGCTTCAGCAAAGGAGCCAGAATACTctgtaaaagcaaaaccagcaggTACTGGAGGacaagcagctgctggcagctccagcGGCTGTCCCTGTGTGACTCACATTTCAAGGCATGGCAGAGCTGGTAGGCCATGTGCCGGATCTGAGGGAGAGGGTATGGCTGGAAATTGTTCTCCTTCAGGAACTCAAAAGTGTTCTTGCCAAGAAGTTCAAAGGCAATGCACATGTGGCCGTGGAAGTTGAACCAGTCCGACATCAGGACACACAAGCTGTACAGAGAAGAAGACACGAGGATTAAGCATCATTCAGAGACTCGGCAATACAGTAATTCTCCCAACTGTTGCTAAGCAAAAGCTCTGAGCCAGCTGACTTGAAAGCACAATAATCCAATTTGCACACCCCTTCTCCACTTCGCTCAACCACATTTACATTAAGATCTCTAATACTCTGACTCTCGTGTCAGAGTAAGTTGTGGTTAATTTTTCCTCACTCTAACCCAGCATGTCAGCTGTTAAGATTTCAATAAACAAGTTTATAGCACAATTAGGCTCTCTTCTTCCAAAACATGGAGGCATAAGACAGGTTTCCCCTCCTAGGACAGCAATAATTCCAAACTTACAATTTGTTCTCCTTATCcttctctttgattttcttcaggACGTTGATTTCCAGCCTGGCAGCCTCACGGTACTTCCcaacatttttaatgattttcagtGCCACCTGCGATTTGCCTCTGTAAGAGAAGAGACAAAGGAGTCAGAGCAAAAGCTGGTACTGCCTGCTATCTGTGTTCCATGGGGCCGTGCAGCAGCCTTTAGGGCCCATActaagaaatacaaacaagcaCGAGAAGGAGACGGCCTTTAGCAAGCACAGGACGAGTTAGTGATAGCACACAGAAAGCAGCGAGGTCGCAGGGTAAGAGATTAGATGTTCTGTCCTTGCCCCAACCTTGACAAGTGCTTAAATACCCGCAGAAATTTGAAGTGAAAGGCTCAAGTAACACCCTGAAGAGAGCTGCAGCAAGCTCTGCAAATACACCACGTCCTGACCCAGCAGTCCCTGAGGTCACTGCCACCCCAGCAGACACCTCCTCTCTCCAACTGCGCCTGAGAAGGAGGGAGATCCCAGCAGCTCCCGCGTTAAGCTGACCCTGGGGCTCAGAGCCAGCTGAAAGGTTGGGAAGAGATCGGGGTCAAATGTAATCACAGGAGAGGACGAAAAAAGAAGCGCCCTGGCAGATTAAGAGGCTGCTTTCCCATCTGGCTGGCCCAGCCCTGGAGTTCCCTGCTTTTACAGTAGGGCAGtagagcagccctgtgctgaaGCTCTCAGCATCAATCTTGCCACCATCACGAGGCTTTGGGTTTACAGCACGACGGACAGACAAGGCACTCGGAAATGGAAGCCGCCTACCTGGCGTGGTCTACACACTCCACGACTTTGCCAAAAGTGCCTTCTCCAAGGCTGCCGACTATTTCATCtaggagagaaaacaggagCAGGTGTGAACTTGAGGGGAGCACTGAGAGCTGAGCTCCTGCAATTCACAGCAATAAAGTGGCAAAACAAAAACGTCTCTGACTGCTACGCTCTTTAAAACTCAAGCGGCTATTGGCTGCCTCAGGCAATTTACTGCTCGGTCCATTTATAAGCAATAAAACACTAGGAGACCCCTCCAGTACAATCAGAGAGATCTGGTCTAACACGGGGATAGAAAGTAGAGGTAAAGTTTTACGAAAGGTGGCTGTACATCGCTCTTGAAGCCAATCGCCGATCCTGCACACCAGGTGGCCTTCCTTGTCATCTTCCACGCTCCTGCTGCGCTTACTGCTCTGTTGGCTTCTCTGTACGCACCGCCCCCCGAAACGGCATACGACCAAGTGCGCACAGCGGGCAGTTCCGAGTGGCAGATTGGGTTGTCATTCAAAGGTGGAGACGACGGTGCGTCGGTGGTTGGATTTTCCAGATCCCAGCATTTCATAAGGCACACAGCATATATAACGATAGGGATATTGCAAGGGACACGTCAAGACACAAAACtaacttcaaaacagaaaagtcatCAACAGCTACAGGTATGTAAAGAAAACTCTCATTAGCTACAGCCTCTCCTGAGCAGGGAAAGGCCCCCCtcttctctgcagggcagcaACTGGGGAGCTCCAGGCACTGGCTCGGCACCACCGCTCCCCCAGGGTCTGCACTGAGTTGTGGCACCCTCAGGGGCACCAGGGAAGGCCCCAGAGGcacaaggaggaggaggaggaggaggaggagggcttTGCCAGAAGGACgtcatttttctctgctgtcaaACACGTAAACGAGctggacaggctgcccagtagAAGCCAGAGTAGCAGTTGtccccagcacccagcctgcTCTCTTATACCTTGGCTAACGGGTCCTCAGAGCATCCTGCCACTTCTTAACAAGGTTGATCCTCCATCTCTATGCCTGACTGGCTGCAGGCAGATCTAGCATTGCTCTTTTTCCTTAGGGTGTAATTTTAAGCCTGGAAGAACTTTAGGAACAGGTCAAATAGATCCCCAAGGAGCATTTCACTCCAAGTGTCTACTACAGGTACAAGGTCACATTTACTCCTGCTACTTCTAGCTTCTACTGGACAACCAGCCAAATGCTCCCAGAAGGACCAGGTCCACAAAGAGAGCTGTCCTAATTCCTGATCTTTTCCATTTAGCCTTAAGAATGGAAACAAAGCTCTACATTTCCATGCCTGGACTTCTATCAGGCTTGTCTTCTGTACCCCCTTGCCCCAGTCCAAAATGAGAAGCTACAGACCCCCATAGGTAAGCTGAAACAGAGAAGGTAGAGAGGAAAGAGGACAGTTGAGAGAGAGCTGTGAGACTTCAAAGAATTCAGATCACATCAACCCAAACCTGAACGCTGGATCACTGCACACAAACCACACTGTAACATTTTAGTCACAGCCCTGGCTCTTTCTAAGGCAATAATTAAGAAGTCaatgggaaaggagggagaggagaaaagcaacagaCTGTCTGGAGTTCCAAGCCATGCAGATATTCACTGTAGCTGCAGGGATCAGGACTCGGTCGCTTAATTGTAATCATGGTTAAAAAGAACCAACGTGCACGATGGAAACTTTCCTTACTGGAGAGAAGTGAGGCGCACACACAGCCCGATACCTCACAGCACTAACAGGACGTTCGGGGGACAATCCTCCCTACCCAGAGCCAAATATTTCCACCTAATCCTCCAAACGGCTTGGGAAGAAACACCCCGTTCTGTTAGAACCAGGGTGGAAAACAGCCATGTTTTCAAAGAAAGGGAGGTCTGAGGAGAGCTGCGTGGAACCAGGCAAAGAGGACACACGTATTCTCAGAGGGTGGAGGCCTCTGCTAAGCACGGTGGGATGGGGGTAATGCCAAGGGCTAATGGCTCAGAAGAACGAGGCTCGATACAGCTGGCTGACCCCATTGGGTGAGGGATACTGgcacaaacccaaaccaacatGCCCTCACGGAGCACTCCGTACCACCGCTGCATACCAAATCCCTTCCTAGAAGCACAGATAGGCCCCTGCTGCGTGTAAACCCACAcaaccagcagctcagctggccTGCAGCCAGGGCTCCTCTGTTAGAGCATCACGTGTGCGCCATTCGAAGCCTTCACTCATCCCCTCCCCTGGCCATGGTAGAGCACAGCTTAGTTTCCTCACATATTAAAGCTACAGGGGCTGGGCTAAGAAAAACCGAGAGCTACGAATGCTCCTCTCTTAACAAGACACGTTCTAGGGACTACAGACTGCACggaaccaaaacaaacacataaatgGGATTCGAGGTACTCACCCAGAGCCTTCAGAGCTACAAGGAGGTAAGAATGGTTAACACCTGAGCAATCCCGAGCTCGTTCTGGATGCTACTCACCGAGGAGGTACTGCTACAAGACCTGGTCCTGCGTCTCCTGCAGTGGTGCTGGTGCTTCCTATCACGATATTGCTCTCTGTCGCGAGATCGGCGCCAGTTCCGCGTGCGGGTGGAGTAATAATCCTCATCCAAGGACGGGCTCCGCTCCTCCAGTCTGTATGCGTCGCTGTCCCGTCGGTCTCTGTATCTCCTGTGATAAGGCATCCTGTCATGGCTGCAGCACAAACAACATGTCAGTCTGAGAGGGGTGACAGCCCCCAACGCCATGTATGCAACACAAGAGCCACAAGGAACGTTTGGTCTCTGCTCCATGGCTATGCCTGCATCTAGCCATAACCAATGGCTGCAGATACACAAAGGGGGACTTCAGGCTGCTTCTAACCCAGCAGCACGGCTGCATATTGCACCCCAGGCCTGATCAAGCGGCTTCCACTCAAGCCCTGCTTCACATGCACGCCAGGTGGTTGTGTCTGCTCAGAGCAATGGCAGCATATGGACAGTGCTAAGCACAGCCGTGATGAGCAGCAGTGTTTGAGgcacacagtgcagcagagcCCACCCTACAGCCACACTGCTCTGCAATAACCTCCGGCAGCTCCAGCTGTGAAACCTCAGGGTTCAGAAATACCGACTCAAAGGGGGCTCAGAGGAGGCTCACAGGGTCCATAAGGTTTTTCTGTCCGGGTTTTTCTTAGATCATTTCAGCTCTGGGCGGTGTGCCCCCCGTGCTGTCAGTGTCTCGGTGCTGGTGCTGCCGTCGTTGTGTCCCGCTCTCACCTCCGTGATCTCGTCCTCCTGTGCCCGTCCCTGCGCAGCGGGCGGTTCCCGTGTGCCCCGCTCCGCGCTCGCCTCCTCTTCCATCGCGGTTCCCAGCAGTTGTCGTGCTCCGGGGAGCGGTACCGCTTGCAATGGTGCATCTGAGGGCACAGGGGGGGCACGCTCAGCTCCCAGCGCggcccttccttccttccttccttccttccaccacCGCCCCCCCGGCCCCGTTAATCCGCCCCTCGGAGCCCTCCGCCCTCCCCCGCAGTGGGTCTCTCCGGCCGTTACCAGCCGTTACCCGCCGCCCGTTCCCGTTCCCCGCCGCTCACCGTCCGTCCGCCCCGCCGCGTTCTGAGGGTGCGGCCCGGCCCAGCAGCGCCTCCACTCCCGCTCTGCCCCCTACTTCCGCTTCCGCCGCTTGCCCCGCCCACCCCTCCGCGCCGCTCTATCCGCCCGTCTCTATGATCCGGAGGTTGACCccttgctggagctgctccatcacAGAGATGATCCCCGACCCCCCCCAAAAAGAGGCTGTGGGCTCAGTGTGAAGAGGTAGAAGTTTATTGGAATATAAACATTCAGATAACGTGTTaagatagaaaacaaaaacaaaacaaccaacccaacaacaacatATACAGACACTTGTTGGAAGGAGACGTTTGAGGTATTTATCCACCGCCTACGCTATCACATCTCTTTAGTTATTTAAATAGGTAAAACGAGTAGCAGGGCTGCTGCCTTTGTGTGGTGAGAACATCCTGAGCCAGCGCTGGATCCCAATGCAGCCCTATGGCTGCACCAGCCCGTACTCCCACCCCATAGCGGCTCCCAGAGCAGCCATAGGTACCTTCTCACCTTTATTCTCTATATGTTTCTTATTTGGCTGCTCGTCGTTATTATCGCTGTGTTTGGagttggaagagaaaatgagacGCACTGCAAAGCGGAACGGCTTCACCCTGGGCACAGTCCAACCCGCAGTACCAATAACCCTGAGTACTCTACAATCAACCCAACGCGCTGAGTGAAAtgaatgggagtcaatggggggcTCAGCCCCCACCCGGCTCCTCCTCCgccctccctctgctgctggttTCTATCACCCCGTCCCCATTGCCTGGCAGCTCAGTAGGTGACCCGGACACACAAGTGCCAGCATCAAAGCCAGGCATGGGGAAGGAAGGGTCAACTCTTCACAGTCTGAACGGCCGGGGCCCCTCATTGGGACCCCGGTATTGATGCAGCTTATTTAACTGAGGTATCTGTTACGCATCCCGActtgtttctttccctgaatCGGATACAAAACAATCTGTTTTTAGTCCC
The window above is part of the Coturnix japonica isolate 7356 chromosome 10, Coturnix japonica 2.1, whole genome shotgun sequence genome. Proteins encoded here:
- the CLK3 gene encoding dual specificity protein kinase CLK3 isoform X1 yields the protein MHHCKRYRSPEHDNCWEPRWKRRRARSGAHGNRPLRRDGHRRTRSRSHDRMPYHRRYRDRRDSDAYRLEERSPSLDEDYYSTRTRNWRRSRDREQYRDRKHQHHCRRRRTRSCSSTSSRSQQSSKRSRSVEDDKEGHLVCRIGDWLQERYEIVGSLGEGTFGKVVECVDHARGKSQVALKIIKNVGKYREAARLEINVLKKIKEKDKENKFLCVLMSDWFNFHGHMCIAFELLGKNTFEFLKENNFQPYPLPQIRHMAYQLCHALKFLHDNQLTHTDLKPENILFVNSDFDTLYNEKKSCEEKSIRNTSIRVADFGSATFDHEHHTTIVATRHYRPPEVILELGWAQPCDVWSTGCILFEYYRGFTLFQTHENREHLVMMEKILGPIPSHMIHRTRKQKYFHKGNLVWDENTSDGRYVQENCKPLRTYMLHDSLEHAQLFDLIRRMLEFDPSRRITFSEALLHPFFAGLSAEERMLCGRGTSRDLSR
- the CLK3 gene encoding dual specificity protein kinase CLK3 isoform X2, with amino-acid sequence MSDWFNFHGHMCIAFELLGKNTFEFLKENNFQPYPLPQIRHMAYQLCHALKFLHDNQLTHTDLKPENILFVNSDFDTLYNEKKSCEEKSIRNTSIRVADFGSATFDHEHHTTIVATRHYRPPEVILELGWAQPCDVWSTGCILFEYYRGFTLFQTHENREHLVMMEKILGPIPSHMIHRTRKQKYFHKGNLVWDENTSDGRYVQENCKPLRTYMLHDSLEHAQLFDLIRRMLEFDPSRRITFSEALLHPFFAGLSAEERMLCGRGTSRDLSR